A single genomic interval of Methanooceanicella nereidis harbors:
- a CDS encoding ABC transporter permease subunit, with translation MSFNIFRQSIKDKARGAIIATLIISGFVFFMGSMFPEAKKMSGAYDEMLQNPAFKAMIGDSITSLSTFEGFMSAELYSYMGLIIGCYVAFLTASFIAGEIENRTADLLLSLPVSRAGIVISRYMALIPVVTLFVLGLVGSAVISAAYINVPVDIVWFAYAGLSFIILGLATGAISMLVSSFLSDSKQSAIISIGIFVLMYFTETIGSMSSSLDTISVLSIFHYVDTPAMLISHTSNLADLGVLVAMTILILALAVLNFQRRDINFA, from the coding sequence ATGTCTTTCAACATATTCAGGCAGAGCATTAAGGACAAAGCAAGAGGGGCAATAATAGCGACATTGATAATATCAGGGTTCGTCTTTTTCATGGGCTCGATGTTCCCTGAGGCAAAGAAAATGAGCGGCGCCTATGACGAGATGCTCCAGAACCCCGCTTTCAAGGCGATGATAGGGGATAGCATAACGAGCCTTTCTACCTTTGAGGGGTTCATGTCAGCTGAGCTTTACAGCTATATGGGTTTGATAATAGGCTGTTATGTCGCATTCCTTACAGCGTCGTTCATAGCCGGAGAGATAGAGAACAGGACAGCTGACCTGTTATTATCCCTGCCTGTGAGCAGAGCTGGCATAGTTATATCAAGGTACATGGCCCTGATACCGGTCGTTACGCTTTTCGTGCTTGGCCTGGTGGGTTCGGCAGTTATCAGCGCCGCCTATATCAATGTCCCTGTAGACATCGTGTGGTTCGCATATGCAGGCCTGTCCTTTATTATACTTGGACTGGCCACCGGGGCGATATCAATGCTTGTATCGAGCTTCCTGAGCGACAGCAAGCAATCTGCTATAATATCCATAGGCATCTTTGTGCTGATGTATTTCACGGAGACAATCGGTTCGATGTCATCGAGCCTGGATACGATAAGCGTGCTGTCAATATTCCACTACGTGGATACTCCCGCAATGCTCATATCTCATACATCTAACCTGGCGGACCTGGGTGTGCTGGTCGCAATGACGATCCTGATACTTGCCTTAGCGGTCTTAAATTTCCAGCGCAGGGATATTAATTTTGCATAA
- a CDS encoding minichromosome maintenance protein MCM, with product MGVSVVSSVQKWKEFLTRYYKNSIHQLAVSDSKTKSLIVEFPDLINFDVRLAEALISNPGEVLKHAEDALPLVDLPVKKQISAYIRVVKVPKKTQVRDLRSEHINTMISIDGTVRKITDVRPRIVEAAFECARCGQITYIPQEGTGKFIEPSYCVCNEEKKGVFRLLFKESRFEDYQRIKIQESPEDLKGGEQPQTLDINVSNDIAGIVTPGERIIVNGILRSAQKINKDGKSTYFDIYLDGNSLEQEQQEFDELEISPEEEETILKLSRDPRIYTKMVNSIAPSIYGYSEVKEAIALQLFSGIPKHLPDGTRIRGDIHILLVGDPGIAKSQILRYVVKLAPRGVYASGKSASSAGLTAAAVKDEFDGSWTLEAGALVLADKGVAAVDEMDKMKNEDRSSLHEAMEQQSISVAKAGIMATLKCRCSLLGAANPKLGRFDPFESIPEQINMPPSLMSRFDLIFILQDKPEERRDQNIATHILKSHYAGELNEHRKNIPTSHVREESVLDAMKPIQPEITAQLLRKYIAYAKRKVFPIMREDAKERIIKFYLELRKQGEGDNAPIAVTARQLEGLVRLAEASARMRLEDEVTIDDVEKTIDIVMTSLKQVGMDKDTGKLDIDILTVGVGKSQRERIKDLKHMIEDLSKELGGSVPVEKVIEKAAEHGLTKEKVEKELKKLKEIGEIFEPTHGSIKLS from the coding sequence ATGGGCGTGAGCGTTGTATCATCCGTACAAAAGTGGAAGGAGTTCCTTACACGATATTATAAGAACAGCATACATCAGCTAGCCGTTTCTGACAGTAAGACGAAGTCATTGATAGTCGAGTTCCCGGACCTGATTAATTTTGATGTCAGGCTGGCGGAGGCTCTGATATCCAATCCCGGAGAGGTCCTGAAACACGCCGAGGACGCCCTGCCCCTTGTAGACCTCCCGGTAAAAAAGCAAATATCAGCCTATATACGCGTGGTAAAAGTCCCGAAGAAGACACAGGTGAGGGACCTTAGAAGCGAGCATATCAACACCATGATATCGATCGACGGCACCGTAAGAAAGATCACGGACGTCAGGCCGCGCATCGTGGAAGCCGCTTTCGAATGTGCAAGATGCGGCCAGATAACATATATACCGCAGGAAGGGACGGGGAAATTTATCGAGCCTTCCTACTGCGTCTGTAACGAGGAGAAAAAAGGAGTATTCCGCTTATTGTTCAAGGAGTCGAGGTTCGAGGACTACCAGAGGATCAAGATACAGGAGTCGCCCGAAGACCTGAAAGGAGGAGAGCAGCCGCAGACGCTGGACATCAATGTCAGCAATGACATAGCAGGCATTGTGACACCGGGAGAGCGCATAATAGTCAACGGCATACTCAGGTCCGCTCAAAAGATCAACAAGGACGGTAAATCGACCTATTTCGATATCTACCTGGACGGGAACTCTCTGGAGCAGGAGCAGCAAGAGTTCGATGAGCTGGAGATAAGCCCCGAAGAAGAGGAGACTATCCTTAAACTTTCCAGGGACCCCCGCATATACACAAAGATGGTCAACTCCATAGCACCGTCCATCTACGGCTACTCGGAGGTCAAGGAGGCCATAGCGCTTCAGTTGTTCTCGGGCATCCCGAAACACCTGCCCGACGGTACGCGAATAAGAGGGGACATTCATATCCTGCTCGTGGGTGACCCGGGTATAGCAAAATCACAGATCTTAAGGTACGTCGTCAAGCTAGCCCCCAGAGGCGTTTATGCTTCAGGTAAAAGCGCGTCTTCAGCCGGTCTGACAGCAGCGGCGGTCAAGGATGAGTTCGACGGAAGCTGGACGCTTGAGGCGGGAGCTTTAGTCCTTGCTGACAAAGGCGTAGCAGCCGTTGATGAGATGGACAAGATGAAAAACGAGGACAGAAGCAGCCTTCACGAAGCGATGGAGCAACAATCGATCAGCGTAGCCAAGGCAGGCATTATGGCGACGCTCAAATGCCGGTGCTCCTTACTGGGCGCGGCTAACCCAAAGCTGGGGCGTTTCGATCCGTTCGAGAGCATCCCCGAGCAGATCAACATGCCGCCTTCTCTGATGTCGCGTTTTGACCTTATTTTCATACTTCAGGATAAGCCCGAGGAAAGAAGAGACCAGAACATCGCCACGCATATCCTTAAATCGCACTATGCGGGAGAGCTTAACGAGCACAGGAAGAACATTCCGACGAGCCATGTCAGAGAGGAAAGCGTCCTCGATGCCATGAAGCCCATACAGCCGGAGATCACCGCGCAGCTGTTAAGAAAATATATTGCCTATGCCAAGCGTAAGGTGTTCCCGATAATGCGTGAGGATGCAAAGGAGCGCATAATCAAATTCTATCTCGAGCTGCGTAAGCAGGGCGAGGGCGATAATGCCCCCATAGCTGTCACGGCCAGACAGCTGGAAGGCCTTGTCAGGCTCGCTGAGGCCAGCGCACGAATGCGGCTGGAAGACGAAGTAACGATCGATGACGTTGAAAAGACCATCGATATAGTCATGACCAGCCTGAAGCAGGTAGGCATGGACAAGGATACAGGAAAGCTGGACATAGACATATTGACCGTGGGCGTCGGCAAATCGCAAAGAGAAAGGATCAAGGACCTTAAGCATATGATCGAGGACCTGTCTAAAGAGCTCGGAGGCTCTGTGCCGGTAGAGAAGGTCATCGAAAAAGCAGCCGAACACGGCCTCACGAAAGAAAAAGTAGAAAAGGAATTAAAGAAACTAAAAGAGATAGGCGAAATATTTGAGCCGACACACGGCAGCATTAAGCTATCATAA
- a CDS encoding A24 family peptidase C-terminal domain-containing protein: MFPWELINLLNIIRIIICTAILSYSCVTDWRSRRAPNQLWYVLGGAGIVLGFIEFWVRSFDYYFLIYLAIGVIFIYVLVYVIFRVGGFGGADAKSLIAIAILFPLYPEVLISGTILPLSTGVRSPIFSLAVLGNAVVLTLIVPITVFIRNLFTVSFPELKSNPLGAFTGYMMKIEDIKGKHVRLMHQYEENDGNVERRVKFSGSEADEKLFNKLMKWNKEGKIGDKVWITPKLPFLIPITLGFLTAAIWGDILMQLIGSIMLLL; encoded by the coding sequence ATGTTTCCCTGGGAACTGATCAATCTTCTAAACATTATTCGTATAATCATTTGTACAGCGATACTTTCATACTCATGCGTCACGGACTGGAGGTCAAGGCGGGCACCCAACCAGCTATGGTATGTCCTCGGAGGCGCCGGCATAGTTCTGGGGTTCATAGAGTTCTGGGTCAGGTCATTTGACTATTATTTCCTGATCTACCTTGCCATCGGGGTCATATTCATCTATGTCCTTGTTTATGTGATATTCAGGGTGGGGGGATTCGGGGGCGCAGATGCCAAATCGCTCATCGCAATAGCCATATTGTTCCCATTGTACCCGGAAGTCTTAATTTCCGGCACGATACTGCCTTTATCTACCGGTGTAAGATCTCCCATATTTTCGCTGGCGGTGCTTGGCAACGCTGTAGTGCTTACACTTATTGTGCCCATAACCGTATTCATCAGGAACCTGTTCACGGTGTCTTTCCCTGAGCTGAAGTCAAATCCGCTCGGAGCATTCACAGGATATATGATGAAAATCGAGGACATCAAAGGGAAACATGTACGCCTTATGCATCAGTATGAAGAAAACGACGGCAATGTCGAGAGACGGGTGAAGTTTAGCGGTTCGGAAGCAGATGAAAAACTATTCAATAAATTAATGAAATGGAATAAGGAAGGAAAAATCGGGGATAAAGTATGGATAACTCCTAAGCTACCGTTCCTCATCCCTATCACACTGGGCTTCTTAACTGCAGCCATTTGGGGAGATATCCTGATGCAGCTCATCGGTTCCATAATGTTGCTATTATGA
- a CDS encoding translation initiation factor IF-2 subunit beta, producing MDYDELLKRGKSGIPEQMEEKKRFEIPAVKKHTEGKKTIITNFNDICSTINRDPDAVAKYLLRDIGTAGVRADGRLILNGSFTNDELNGTIKKYVDNYVICKVCNLPDTNIIKVDRIDMIKCDACGASYQIKM from the coding sequence ATGGATTACGATGAGCTGTTAAAAAGGGGAAAATCAGGCATTCCCGAACAGATGGAAGAAAAAAAGCGTTTTGAGATCCCGGCCGTAAAAAAGCATACAGAGGGTAAAAAGACGATAATAACGAATTTTAACGACATCTGTAGCACGATAAACCGGGACCCTGATGCCGTGGCTAAATACCTGCTGAGAGATATAGGCACTGCAGGTGTCAGGGCCGACGGCAGGCTAATATTGAACGGCTCGTTCACGAACGATGAATTGAACGGCACGATAAAGAAGTACGTGGATAACTACGTCATATGTAAAGTATGTAATCTTCCGGATACAAATATAATAAAAGTCGACAGGATAGATATGATAAAGTGTGACGCTTGCGGGGCGTCATATCAGATAAAGATGTAA
- a CDS encoding DUF424 domain-containing protein produces MYLKVYRIDNEVLVAVCDEKYLGRELLEGDLQLKVSKEFYGDSTATREEIADALKDATVANLVGEESVAVAVDLGLVDTGHIIFIQNIPHAQMVRV; encoded by the coding sequence TTGTATCTTAAAGTATACAGGATCGATAACGAGGTGCTTGTCGCAGTTTGCGATGAAAAATATCTCGGCAGAGAGCTTTTGGAGGGAGACCTACAATTAAAGGTCTCAAAAGAGTTCTATGGAGACAGCACAGCAACGCGGGAAGAGATAGCTGACGCTTTAAAGGATGCGACAGTGGCCAATCTGGTCGGGGAAGAAAGCGTAGCGGTCGCCGTTGATCTCGGCCTTGTCGATACAGGGCATATAATATTTATTCAGAACATACCCCATGCTCAGATGGTACGGGTATAG
- a CDS encoding ATP-binding protein, translating into MANIDEKEILDVLELLLTAEIYNNSGNLNEDDLPPNMRKHYWDPATKKVKRPIKVVDSDIKAIYDLDNAKSIMSSLPFVNFDEFGSIYTLTVLDLGTKWFAKKEVKDRINTNPVLAFYYQNYGTFDVDYKDVRARNPSKESDRGWIEGLSKSVAEEGADSIEMLKLVHIYPPEDIQQKFDEIVLTQEQNAEVEKIVKAIQYRDYLRQIGLREIGKLLFVGPPGTGKTSTARAMSAKLGLPFLEVKLSMITSQYLGETSKNIDKVFELAKKLSPCILFIDEFDFVAKTRTSDEHAALKRAVNTLLKCIDDISLVNDGVLLIGATNHPKLLDSAAWRRFDEIVMFPLPDMDMRQKIFEMVLEPIDGEFDLKQLAMMTENYSGSDLRLVVREAVLNALTEDRTKLKQDDMIRAVKQFEERINLRLNDGQSS; encoded by the coding sequence ATGGCAAATATTGATGAAAAAGAAATACTCGACGTTTTAGAGCTTTTGCTCACGGCGGAGATTTACAATAACTCAGGTAACTTGAATGAAGATGACCTGCCGCCTAATATGCGAAAACATTACTGGGACCCTGCGACTAAAAAGGTCAAAAGGCCGATAAAGGTGGTGGATTCGGACATCAAGGCGATCTATGACCTTGATAACGCTAAATCGATCATGTCCTCACTGCCATTCGTTAACTTCGACGAGTTCGGGTCCATATATACGCTTACGGTCCTGGACCTGGGAACCAAGTGGTTTGCCAAGAAAGAGGTGAAGGATCGTATTAACACTAACCCTGTGTTAGCGTTTTACTATCAGAACTACGGAACCTTTGATGTGGACTATAAGGACGTCCGCGCCAGGAACCCATCGAAGGAGTCCGATCGCGGCTGGATAGAGGGGCTTAGTAAGAGCGTCGCAGAAGAAGGCGCCGACTCCATCGAGATGCTTAAGCTCGTGCACATTTATCCTCCCGAGGACATTCAGCAAAAATTCGACGAGATAGTCCTTACCCAGGAGCAGAACGCAGAGGTCGAAAAGATAGTCAAGGCAATACAGTACCGTGATTACCTTCGCCAGATAGGCCTTCGCGAAATAGGCAAGCTACTGTTCGTAGGGCCTCCGGGAACCGGAAAGACATCTACGGCAAGGGCGATGTCTGCGAAGCTAGGCCTGCCGTTCCTTGAGGTCAAGCTATCCATGATTACCTCTCAATACCTCGGCGAGACCTCCAAGAACATAGATAAGGTATTCGAGCTGGCGAAAAAGCTTAGCCCGTGCATCCTGTTCATCGACGAGTTCGACTTCGTGGCAAAGACCCGTACGTCGGACGAGCATGCAGCGCTCAAGAGAGCCGTCAACACGCTCTTAAAGTGTATCGATGACATAAGCCTTGTCAACGACGGCGTCCTTCTGATAGGCGCGACCAACCACCCGAAACTGCTCGACAGTGCGGCATGGAGAAGGTTTGACGAGATCGTCATGTTCCCGCTTCCGGATATGGACATGAGGCAGAAGATATTCGAGATGGTCCTGGAGCCTATAGACGGCGAATTCGACCTTAAACAGCTTGCGATGATGACCGAGAACTATTCGGGCTCAGACTTGCGCCTGGTCGTCAGGGAGGCCGTGTTGAACGCTTTAACAGAGGACCGTACAAAGCTCAAGCAGGATGACATGATACGCGCCGTAAAACAGTTCGAGGAGCGTATTAACCTCAGGCTTAACGACGGACAGAGCAGTTAA
- a CDS encoding MBL fold metallo-hydrolase encodes MRITLLGTGDAVGTPKIGCKCPACLDAKKGGKSKRYRPCLLFSDGNVNVLVDTGPDLRTQLIDNGIDKVDAVIWTHSHRDHTGGFGDFWRVKNFMPVYGEKRVLDYTLGEFHFMTFERHDQEMYIPFKIGDMEFTLFEVNHPPIDVSTGIRVRNNGKTAIVTGDTNLEIPERSLDLMRDTDLLLADAIFPRDIRVQKHMNIDDAVYLSKKVNAKRSIFIHLSHLFPPHDEAAQKYSLGYDGMIIDL; translated from the coding sequence ATGCGCATAACGCTTCTGGGTACCGGTGATGCAGTCGGAACTCCGAAAATAGGCTGTAAATGTCCCGCATGCCTGGATGCAAAAAAGGGCGGAAAAAGCAAGCGCTACCGCCCATGTTTACTTTTTTCCGACGGTAACGTCAACGTTCTCGTAGATACCGGGCCGGACCTTCGCACTCAGCTTATAGATAACGGCATCGATAAAGTGGATGCCGTTATCTGGACGCATTCGCACCGCGACCATACCGGAGGTTTCGGCGATTTTTGGCGGGTAAAAAATTTCATGCCTGTGTATGGCGAAAAAAGAGTCCTTGACTATACCCTGGGCGAATTTCATTTCATGACTTTCGAGCGCCATGACCAGGAGATGTACATCCCGTTCAAGATCGGAGATATGGAGTTCACTCTTTTCGAGGTGAACCATCCGCCTATCGACGTCTCGACAGGTATCCGTGTCAGGAATAATGGAAAGACAGCGATAGTGACCGGGGATACTAACCTCGAGATACCCGAAAGAAGCCTGGATCTTATGAGGGATACTGATCTTTTACTTGCGGACGCGATCTTCCCCCGGGACATCCGGGTCCAAAAACACATGAACATAGACGACGCGGTCTACCTTTCTAAAAAAGTCAATGCAAAACGCAGCATATTCATACATCTAAGCCATCTTTTTCCGCCCCATGATGAAGCGGCACAAAAATACTCGCTAGGATATGATGGCATGATAATTGACCTATAA
- a CDS encoding carboxypeptidase regulatory-like domain-containing protein — protein sequence MKKILSLLLISIMLLPVLAITNATAGSNTVTVMGQVTDRHGNPVQGAVATLIDAIYLEVDQTITDQNGNFEFVNANLKTDTCKVKVSYKEGSTVYETKLSLTKWYMATSGIIQVDRADTKLELYPPPEYGYVWGFIQNENGNTIDGVVYAVSTTGEQTFYSFAQKTNGGNGQFTFYLPKGTYNLYAQHENGGVIYQSTKRVQVTVEGNLYLTDVPAPTMVTVPLTAPASSPDPASIPQTYHNKINGTVKTKDGKPYADAVISVYQQSDDMSRYIKRDIFTAKTNADGYFEIYGIDVRSDDDKEVFGRKNFMISVEYTDTNGAKANVSEYTPLYHPNVIMPWNMEQAARNVTLDIKLPFTTMGWVNINSDPPGAALYVDGQPLLDGNGKQYVTPCVAYIPAGNHEVKLAYEGYSDKAFMIEMEENKEHQSVFASLERSLVPSWTPVVVAALILIIVAGIVGYMLISKKNMFLGPLAGVANSYKNKVENNKAARDVAKAHKAEKAEQKRAEDQQKQAPKRESPPATSIPPKLGEKKILPDVKGIGNIANNLPRLGGKIQESEPAEKPSVAYASDVYKSPSSYSNAERVPYTPKSSSVPPQQPEKDGRIKVPKTTVQGKDPVSTIKDKERILKYIKEHPDGVSFIQMSNDLDIQPNNLTIMMKELVISDDVEKVKGLYYYKSHDMSPLDNTSSVVVWRLDGDK from the coding sequence ATGAAAAAGATACTCAGTTTATTGCTTATTAGCATCATGCTGTTACCAGTCCTAGCTATTACAAACGCCACTGCCGGAAGCAATACCGTGACAGTGATGGGACAGGTAACGGACAGGCACGGAAATCCTGTACAGGGTGCAGTTGCGACCCTGATCGACGCAATCTATCTGGAAGTTGATCAAACCATTACCGACCAGAATGGTAATTTTGAGTTTGTCAATGCAAATCTAAAGACAGATACATGTAAAGTTAAAGTATCATATAAAGAAGGCAGTACGGTATATGAGACCAAGCTTTCTCTCACTAAGTGGTACATGGCTACGAGCGGTATCATCCAGGTCGATAGGGCTGATACTAAGTTAGAATTGTACCCGCCTCCGGAATACGGTTATGTCTGGGGCTTTATACAGAACGAGAACGGTAATACTATCGACGGTGTCGTTTACGCAGTAAGCACCACCGGAGAACAAACGTTCTACTCGTTCGCCCAGAAGACTAACGGCGGTAACGGCCAGTTCACATTCTATCTTCCAAAAGGCACATATAACCTCTATGCTCAGCACGAGAACGGAGGCGTTATATATCAATCCACAAAAAGAGTGCAAGTCACAGTAGAAGGAAATCTCTATCTGACTGATGTCCCTGCACCTACGATGGTGACCGTGCCTCTTACGGCGCCGGCATCTTCGCCGGATCCGGCCAGCATACCTCAGACATACCATAATAAGATAAACGGTACTGTCAAGACAAAGGATGGTAAACCCTACGCTGATGCCGTAATATCCGTATATCAACAGTCCGATGATATGTCACGATATATCAAGAGGGACATCTTTACCGCGAAGACTAACGCCGACGGCTATTTCGAGATCTACGGCATAGATGTCCGAAGCGATGACGATAAAGAGGTATTCGGAAGAAAGAACTTCATGATAAGTGTGGAGTATACTGACACTAACGGTGCCAAAGCTAACGTGTCTGAATACACTCCGCTTTACCACCCCAACGTTATCATGCCATGGAACATGGAACAGGCAGCACGCAACGTTACGCTTGACATAAAACTGCCATTCACTACGATGGGATGGGTTAACATTAACTCAGATCCTCCCGGAGCAGCATTATATGTTGACGGCCAGCCATTGCTCGACGGGAACGGGAAACAGTATGTGACGCCATGCGTCGCTTATATTCCTGCCGGCAATCATGAGGTCAAGCTTGCCTATGAGGGATATAGCGATAAGGCCTTCATGATCGAGATGGAAGAGAATAAGGAGCACCAGTCGGTATTCGCAAGCCTTGAGAGATCGCTTGTGCCGTCATGGACACCCGTCGTCGTAGCGGCATTGATATTGATAATCGTTGCCGGTATCGTCGGATACATGCTTATCTCTAAAAAGAACATGTTCCTGGGACCTCTCGCCGGTGTGGCAAACTCCTACAAGAATAAGGTCGAAAATAACAAAGCCGCCAGAGACGTGGCAAAAGCCCATAAAGCAGAAAAGGCTGAACAAAAAAGGGCCGAGGACCAGCAGAAGCAGGCACCGAAGCGCGAGTCTCCTCCGGCGACTTCAATACCGCCGAAATTAGGCGAAAAGAAAATATTGCCTGATGTAAAGGGGATTGGAAACATAGCCAATAACCTGCCAAGGCTTGGAGGAAAGATTCAGGAGAGCGAGCCGGCAGAAAAGCCTTCGGTCGCATATGCGAGCGACGTGTATAAGTCCCCGTCGTCCTATTCGAATGCCGAACGCGTGCCGTACACTCCAAAATCGTCGTCAGTACCGCCGCAGCAGCCTGAAAAAGATGGCAGGATAAAGGTACCGAAGACCACGGTGCAAGGTAAAGATCCGGTGTCGACCATAAAGGATAAAGAGAGGATACTTAAATATATAAAAGAGCATCCTGATGGAGTATCGTTCATACAGATGAGCAACGACCTGGACATACAACCGAACAATCTCACAATAATGATGAAAGAGCTCGTCATCAGCGATGATGTCGAAAAGGTCAAAGGTTTATATTATTATAAATCGCATGATATGTCTCCTCTCGATAACACGTCATCTGTCGTGGTCTGGAGACTTGATGGAGATAAGTAA
- a CDS encoding Lrp/AsnC family transcriptional regulator: MEIDKLNKRILQLLQRDGRITYKDITKEMDRAESTVRERISFMEEQGIIEGYTAIIDKPRVGLNCSAIVYAKVPPTSLDEIAGKLKLVNGVLQIYHSSGDKNLVFFMTASDFDELNRIIKNKITPLGINDIKISIILKAVREIAEVNILSVDEREEMERAKKKKQMAPTPAALKSSGMKVGEALGVTYEHFKV, from the coding sequence ATGGAGATCGATAAACTTAATAAAAGGATATTACAACTCCTTCAGAGGGACGGCAGGATAACCTACAAAGACATCACCAAGGAGATGGACAGGGCAGAGTCCACAGTGAGGGAACGTATCAGCTTCATGGAAGAACAGGGCATTATCGAGGGTTATACCGCAATCATCGATAAACCTCGGGTCGGCTTGAACTGTAGCGCCATAGTTTACGCAAAAGTGCCTCCGACGAGCCTCGACGAGATCGCGGGGAAATTAAAGCTAGTGAACGGCGTCCTTCAGATCTACCATAGCAGTGGCGACAAGAACCTTGTATTTTTCATGACAGCCAGCGATTTTGATGAGTTGAACAGGATCATCAAGAATAAGATAACACCGCTGGGGATCAACGATATTAAAATTTCGATAATACTCAAGGCCGTCCGCGAGATCGCAGAAGTCAATATCCTGAGCGTAGACGAGCGCGAAGAGATGGAACGCGCGAAGAAGAAGAAACAGATGGCGCCGACGCCTGCCGCTCTAAAGAGCAGCGGCATGAAAGTCGGAGAAGCGCTGGGAGTCACATACGAGCACTTCAAGGTCTAA
- a CDS encoding rod shape-determining protein, translating into MENDVEFGLVEAGGYLKRKESDAIPIGLKIGSTRTVLVMPNYEGTLDIVRTLTCVARYRDLFTGKLATKFGDEAAEEYADSVYFMFRAGLPQDEDSVKLAAQFIEYLVYKYNIPENSYVTLAHPAVENDRGRKNLKEIISGMSIGRAGRQAWSEAFCGAIPAFDGLDAIKKTFMSVNMGSTTLEISAFRNGEPVHTVTLGTISGNIVDRKIRLGVQNETQGIVNIDLNTARKYKEEFANFIEYKPVYDSVHIHDRGQYGFKIEKSIMKPVEEYVNNVIEAIMENFFPQLAQDHYQTYKRVLSEPIILTGGMACIPGLKERVEMLLSDELEQKVTVISSDRPDLAPAIGAYRISEYTLNYRD; encoded by the coding sequence ATGGAGAACGATGTCGAGTTCGGGCTCGTTGAGGCCGGTGGCTATCTTAAAAGAAAGGAATCAGATGCCATACCAATAGGTCTGAAGATCGGTTCTACCCGTACGGTGCTCGTAATGCCTAACTACGAAGGCACGCTTGACATTGTCAGGACTCTTACCTGCGTGGCAAGATACAGGGACCTGTTCACGGGAAAGCTCGCCACGAAGTTTGGTGATGAAGCCGCAGAAGAATACGCCGATTCGGTATATTTCATGTTCCGCGCCGGACTTCCTCAGGATGAGGACAGCGTAAAGCTTGCAGCGCAGTTCATCGAATATCTTGTTTATAAATATAACATACCTGAGAACAGCTATGTTACGCTGGCTCACCCCGCGGTCGAGAACGACAGGGGACGCAAGAACCTTAAAGAGATCATATCCGGCATGTCCATAGGAAGGGCAGGCAGGCAGGCATGGTCTGAGGCATTCTGCGGCGCAATACCTGCGTTCGACGGCCTTGATGCGATCAAGAAGACTTTCATGAGCGTCAATATGGGCTCGACGACTTTAGAGATAAGCGCATTCAGGAACGGAGAGCCTGTGCACACAGTGACCTTAGGCACTATCAGCGGCAATATAGTCGATAGAAAGATAAGGCTCGGTGTACAGAACGAGACACAGGGTATCGTGAACATAGACCTTAACACCGCAAGGAAATACAAAGAGGAGTTCGCGAACTTCATCGAATACAAGCCCGTATACGATTCAGTGCATATTCATGACCGCGGCCAGTATGGCTTTAAGATCGAGAAAAGCATCATGAAGCCCGTCGAAGAGTACGTTAACAACGTCATAGAGGCTATCATGGAAAACTTCTTCCCGCAGCTGGCTCAGGACCACTATCAGACCTACAAGAGGGTACTGTCCGAGCCGATAATACTGACGGGCGGAATGGCATGCATACCCGGGCTCAAAGAGCGTGTCGAGATGCTGCTATCTGATGAGCTCGAGCAGAAGGTCACCGTAATATCCAGCGACAGGCCGGACCTTGCTCCTGCGATAGGCGCATACAGGATCTCAGAATACACGTTGAATTACCGCGACTAA